From the genome of Aspergillus oryzae RIB40 DNA, chromosome 4:
GGTTGGCGCCATGCAACTGCCAGATCACTGACCCATTCTGGCCGGAAATTTGTAGATCGCGCTCGTGTGTCGTGACGAGATCAGGTAATCACCTTCCTGATTCTTATCGATGGAGTTGATGTGAAAATAATCCCACGGGGAGCGCGGATCCAGCCCCGTTCCCGAAGTGTCAGTATGACCAGGATAGGTGTAGCTAACTGTAGGGTCAACATGGTCAAGCGACTTCCACTCAAACAGCACCTCGTTGGTTTCCACGTCCACTTCCTGGAAGATGCTCTCCATCAACCATCCCATACCAGTCTTGACATTCCATAAGCTCATGTCGAACTGGCGCTGTTGATACACAGTCAGAAGTGCTGTCTTGCCGTCGTTAATGGGTAAAAACTCATGCATATCGCTCGACGCCATTCCGCCCCCCGGGACGACAGTCTTCACGGTGCGATACCGATTGTCCATGATGACGCCATGGCCCCGGCAGTATCCATTCTGTTGAGCAccttggaagaaacaaa
Proteins encoded in this window:
- a CDS encoding uncharacterized protein (predicted protein), whose translation is MPGGSASLSSFRIMAALLVGLLCCLPGVFAEIDSVFRSRPDLYPPALTIEHSVPGKVTPGYIFVGPYEAANSGPYIYDNEGVRHFRFPIELLSLTPSQNLVWSGWGSSGPGNAHGMHVCKYKGEDHLCFFQGAQQNGYCRGHGVIMDNRYRTVKTVVPGGGMASSDMHEFLPINDGKTALLTVYQQRQFDMSLWNVKTGMGWLMESIFQEVDVETNEVLFEWKSLDHVDPTVSYTYPGHTDTSGTGLDPRSPWDYFHINSIDKNQEGDYLISSRHTSAIYKFPARMGQ